GACCGCGCCCTCGCGGCTCATTCGAGCAGCGCGTAGACGACGCCGAGGCCCGCGCCGTAGACGACGTGGCCGACGAGGCTGCCGACGTCGAGGTTCGGCACCATCTCGGGCATCCCGAGCCAGACGGGCATGACGACGACCGCGAGCGCGGCCCAGACGACGACGCCGTAGGCGACGCCCGCGGCGGTGCCCGCGCCGAGGCTCGGGTGCGGTCGCCCGGCCGCGACGAGCAGCGCCGCGAAGACGACGCCGAGGATCGCGCCGTGGGAGACGTGGACGAACCAGCCCGCGAGGCCGCCCTCGAGGCCGTACATCGACGGAATCACGGTTTCGAGCATCTCGGGGCTCGTCGCCGCCATCAGCGCGCCGAAGGCGAGGGCGCCGACGATGCCGCCGGCGACGCCCGCCTGCCACGGTTCGACTGCGGTGTCGGTTCGTACTCCGGTTCGGGTGGCAGTTTCCTGTGCCATGTGCGTCCACACACCTCGGGTGTGGGTAGCACTGTCTCGGTGGTGGGCGCCGCGCACACGACCGGGAAACGGCCACGGTCGTCGCGTCGCGCGCGACCGTAAGCGCCACGGGAAGACTCTTGGACGTCGCGGGAGCAGTGTCGCTCGATGCCCGAACCGCTGCGGATCGAGGCGGGCGAACTCGCCGTCGACGCGATCCTCGACGCGCTCCGCGAGGGCCGGCGGGTCGTCGTGACGACGACGGCCCTCGGCGAGGAACACGAGGTGACGCTGCGCCTCGCCGGCGGGACGTACTACTGCGACACGCCGACGCGCCTGCACCGCCACGAGACCGTCGACGAGATGCGCGCCTGCATCCGGAAGATGGGCTACGCGCGCGAGCAGGGGGCGTGACCCGGCGCGACACCTTTCGTCCTCCCCGCCGTAGGTCGGCCCATGACCGACGCCCCCCGGCACCGCCTCGGCGAACTGATGGAGCGGTCGGACCCCCCGTTCGACGAGGTGATGAGTTGCGTCTTCGGGATCGAGGACCACGAGACGCGGACCTACCTCGTCCTGCTCGAATACCCCGGTAGCACGGTCGAGGAACTGGCCGCGGCGCTCGACCGCGACCGGAGCACCGTCACCCGCTCGCTGTCGACGCTGCGCGACCGGGGGCTGGCGCGGCGCGACCGCCGACTGCTCGACGGCGGCGGCTACGTCTACCAGTACACCGCGGTCGCGCTGCCGGCGGCGAAGGCGATGCTCCACGAGGCCCTCGACGCGTGGACGGCCACGGTCCACGAGACCATCGACGAGTTCGAGGCCGAACCGGGGTGAGGGCCGCCGCGGCCGTCGGCAGCATCGGCGCCAACCCGCTCACTTTTCCCCCTCCCCCGCCTTCGACCCGCCAATGAGTCTCGCTCTCTCCGGGGCGGCCCCGGCGCCGCCGGCCGACGCCGTCGACGGCGTCTGGCTCGAGTGCATCGCCTGCGAGGAGACGTTCGCCCCCTTCGAGGACGTTCGGTACACCTGCGACGCCTGCGACGGCCTGCTCGAAGTCCGTTACGCCGACCCGCCGACGTTCGAGGACTTCTCGGGCCGGGGCGTCTGGCGCTACGCCGACGCGCTGCCGCTCGAATCGGGCGTCTCCGTTCGGGAGGGCGACACGCCGCTGTACGAGGTGCCGCGGCTGGAAGCCGACGTCGGCGTCGAGGCGCTGCGGATCAAACACGAGGGGATGAACCCGACGGGGTCGTTCAAGGACCGCGGGATGACCGTCGGCGTCGCCGTCGCGCGCGAACTCGGCGTCGACCGCCTCGCCTGCGCCTCGACGGGCAACACGAGCGCCGCGCTCGCGGCCTACGGCTCGCGGGCCGGGATGGAGACGCTCGTCCTCCTGCCCGCCGGGAAGGTCGCCGCGGGGAAGGTCGCACAGGCCAGCCTCCACGGCGCACGCATCCTCGAGGTCGACGGCAACTTCGACGCCTGCCTCGACGTCGTCCAGGACCTCGCCGCCCGCGGCGAGGCGTACCTGCTCAACTCGCTGAACCCCTTCCGACTGGAGGGCCAGAAGACGATCGGCCTCGAGATCCTCGAGGCCTTCCGCGACGACTACGGCGCGTGGCCCGACCGGATCGTCCTCCCGGTGGGTAACGCGGGCAACACCGCGGCGCTGTACAAGGCGTTCCGGGAACTCGTCCAGACGGGCGCGCTCGCCCCCGACGACGTTCCGAAACTGACGGGCGTTCAGGCCGAGGGCGCGGCGCCGATGGTCGAGGCGGTCGAGAACGGCGCCGACGAGGTCCGCCGGTGGGACGAGGTCGAGACCCGCGCGACCGCGATCCGGATCGGCAACCCGGTGAACGCGCCGAAGGCCCTCCCCGGCATCCGCGAGACCGGCGGGACGGCCGTCGCCGTCTCCGACGCGGAGATCACCGCGGCCCAGCGCGACCTCGCCGGCGAGGGGATCGGCGTCGAACCCGCCTCCGCCGCCTCCGTCGCCGGCCTGCGAACGCTTCGCGCCGAGGGCGCCGTCGGGGGAGACGAGCGCGTCGTCTGTCTCACGACGGGCCACCTGCTCAAAGACCCCGACGCGGCGGCCGCGGCGGGCGCCGACCCCGAACCGGTGCCGGCCGACACCGACGGCGTGCTCGAACACCTGCGGGCGTAGGTCCGGCCGGGACGCGCCGCTACCCGTCTGACGCCCGACTGACTGAGCTTTTTCAGCACCCCTGTGGTAGGCGTTCGTCCCGATGTCCGTCGAGCATCGACCCTCCGACCCCGCCGATCACGACGCCGACGCCGAGTCCGCCGCCGACGCCGAGGACGCCGACTCCCCGGCCGAACCGTCGTCCGTCGACTCGTCGCCGTCCGCCCCGCGAACTGCGGGCCCGGACGACCGCCCCACCGTCGACGGCAGACTGGAACGCGCCCGACTGCGCGTCCAGGTCGCCGCCCTCGAACGGGCGCTCGCCGAGAGCGAACGCCGCCGGCAGGCCGTCGTCGACCAGTACGAACTCGTCCTCGACGGCCGCGAGGCCGACGGGACGGACGCCCGACGCCGGGACCGGCCGCTCCTCCTGCGGGTGCTGGACCGCCTCGGTCGGTGAGACCCCGCGCCGGCGCCCCGACGCCCGCGAGCGCTCTCGACCCGCCGAAACCCTCTTGCTCGTCGCTCCGCAACGATCGTCCGATGACGTCCGCTCTCGTCCGGCGCTGGCGTGGCCCTTCGAGAGCGGACAGTGTCGCCGCCGCGGCCGGCGCGGCCTAACCCGGCGGACGCGCCGGCGACGCTCCCTTCGTCCTCCGTTCTCGCGGAATCGTCTTTCGGCCGTACCATCCCGATCCACGACGCGACCATGACCGACACGACTCACGACGCGGAATCGAACGCCGACCGATCCGACGACCCCGGGGACTTCGTCGTCACCCCCTACGCCGTCTCCGGCGACGTCGACTACGAGAAGCTACTGGAGCGCTTCGGCGCCGACCCGCTCACCGACGAACAGATCGACCGCTTCCCCGACCACCCGATGTTGCGCCGGCGGACGTTCTACGCCGGCCGGGACGTCGACGACTACCTCGACGCCGCCGAGGCGGGCGACCCACACGCCGTCGTCACCGGCCGCGGCCCCTCGGGGCCGATGCACCTCGGGCACGTCCTCCCGCTGTACCTCGCGAAGCGCTTCCAGGCGGCGACGGGCGCGACCGTCTACCTCCCGCTGTCGGACGACGAGAAGTTCCTCGCGAAGGGGCAGTCGTTCGCGGAGGTCGGCGAGCACGCCCGCGAGAACCTCCGGGACGTCCTCGCGGTGGGCTTCGACCCCGAGCGGACCCGGATCGTCGTCGACACGGCCGACGCGGACGTCGTCTACCCCGTCGCCGTCCGCCTCGCGAAGCACCTCACGCCGGCGACCGTCGAGGCGGTCTACGGCGAGACCGACACCGTCGGCCTGCAGTTTTACCCCGCGGTGCAGGCGGCCCACCTCCTGCTCCCGCAACTCGTCGAGGGCCGCCAGCCCACCCTCGTGCCCATCGCCGTCGATCAGGACCCCCACGTCCGGGTCTGTCGCGACGTCGCGGCGAAGGAGGCCCTGCCGGTCGCCAAGCCCGGGGCCCTCCTCGGTCGGTTCCTCCCCGGCCTCGCGGGGCCGGGCAAGATGAGTTCCTCCGGCGACGCGCCCTCGATCGAACTCACGGACGACCCCGGGACCGTCGCGGAGACGATCCGGAACCACGCCTACACCGGCGGTCGGGCGAGCCTCGAAGCACACCGCGAGAAGGGCGGCGACCCGACCGTCGACGTGCCGTTCCAGTACCTGCGATTCTTCTTCGAACCGGACGACGACCGCCTCGCGGAACTCGCCCGCGAGTACCGCGCGGGCGCGTTGCTCAGCGGCGACCTCAAGGAGATAGCGATCGAGCGCATCGCGGAGTTCCTCGCGGAACACCAGCGCCGGCGCGACGAACTGGGCGACCTCGCGACCGAACTCGAACCCTACCGGCTGACGACCGACGAGCGCGAGCGGGCGCTGGAATCGGCGGGCGTCCCCCGGATTCCGTGACGCGACCGTGCCGGGTCCGGCGTTCGGGTGCCCGCGACGCGCCCGCGGGCCGCCTACTCGTCCGACTCCCCGTACCTGCGCTCGAAGTAGAAGTAGACGGGGTGGCCGGCGGGACAGCGCACGCGACGGGTGTGGTGGCGGGCGTCCTCGGGCTTTTCGGGGTCGGGGTCGGCGCTCACCTCGAGGGCGGCGTAGTTTTTCGGCAGTCCGATCGACACCGACTCGCCGCAGTTCGGACACGTCACGGTTTCGATTGGCACGGGGGTCCCTCCATCCGGCGGGGAGAAATCGTTGGGGCCTAACGCCGTAAGCCCCCGCGGGAACCGGAACCCGTTCGGCGTGTCTCGCGAGGCCTATTCGAGGCGGCGGAACTGGACGGATTCGGTCTCGGTGTCGACGAC
The Salinilacihabitans rarus DNA segment above includes these coding regions:
- a CDS encoding DUF6789 family protein, translating into MAQETATRTGVRTDTAVEPWQAGVAGGIVGALAFGALMAATSPEMLETVIPSMYGLEGGLAGWFVHVSHGAILGVVFAALLVAAGRPHPSLGAGTAAGVAYGVVVWAALAVVVMPVWLGMPEMVPNLDVGSLVGHVVYGAGLGVVYALLE
- a CDS encoding helix-turn-helix domain-containing protein, with translation MTDAPRHRLGELMERSDPPFDEVMSCVFGIEDHETRTYLVLLEYPGSTVEELAAALDRDRSTVTRSLSTLRDRGLARRDRRLLDGGGYVYQYTAVALPAAKAMLHEALDAWTATVHETIDEFEAEPG
- the thrC gene encoding threonine synthase — its product is MSLALSGAAPAPPADAVDGVWLECIACEETFAPFEDVRYTCDACDGLLEVRYADPPTFEDFSGRGVWRYADALPLESGVSVREGDTPLYEVPRLEADVGVEALRIKHEGMNPTGSFKDRGMTVGVAVARELGVDRLACASTGNTSAALAAYGSRAGMETLVLLPAGKVAAGKVAQASLHGARILEVDGNFDACLDVVQDLAARGEAYLLNSLNPFRLEGQKTIGLEILEAFRDDYGAWPDRIVLPVGNAGNTAALYKAFRELVQTGALAPDDVPKLTGVQAEGAAPMVEAVENGADEVRRWDEVETRATAIRIGNPVNAPKALPGIRETGGTAVAVSDAEITAAQRDLAGEGIGVEPASAASVAGLRTLRAEGAVGGDERVVCLTTGHLLKDPDAAAAAGADPEPVPADTDGVLEHLRA
- a CDS encoding tryptophan--tRNA ligase — protein: MTDTTHDAESNADRSDDPGDFVVTPYAVSGDVDYEKLLERFGADPLTDEQIDRFPDHPMLRRRTFYAGRDVDDYLDAAEAGDPHAVVTGRGPSGPMHLGHVLPLYLAKRFQAATGATVYLPLSDDEKFLAKGQSFAEVGEHARENLRDVLAVGFDPERTRIVVDTADADVVYPVAVRLAKHLTPATVEAVYGETDTVGLQFYPAVQAAHLLLPQLVEGRQPTLVPIAVDQDPHVRVCRDVAAKEALPVAKPGALLGRFLPGLAGPGKMSSSGDAPSIELTDDPGTVAETIRNHAYTGGRASLEAHREKGGDPTVDVPFQYLRFFFEPDDDRLAELAREYRAGALLSGDLKEIAIERIAEFLAEHQRRRDELGDLATELEPYRLTTDERERALESAGVPRIP